A stretch of DNA from Pseudomonadales bacterium:
CTGTTCCCGTGGATAGGTGTGAGAAAGATCCTCCAGTTCCTGGTAAACGAGATCTGCGCCTGCCGCTGTGAGCGTGTCTCTGGCCATACGAGCCACCTCAGGTGGAAACATCCAGTCCAGTACGCCATGCACGAGATAGATCGGCAGGCCACGCAGGCGTCCGACTGATGCGGCCTCAATCAGCAGAGGATGGAAGCTCGCGGAGATCGGTGCGAGATGGGTGAAAGGACTGTCGTCCTGCAGGCCGCTCACATAGGAGAAGGTGCCCCCATCCGACATCCCGGTAAGCAGCATGCGTGATGCATCCACCCGCCAGGTGCTGCGAATGTGATCGACGATGTCCGCGAGATTGGCGCTGTCGATGTCCGGGCCCATGAGCGACCAGGTGCTGTCCCGGGAACTGGGGGTCACCAGGATCACGCCCCGTGTTCTGGCGTCTTTCAGCCAGCTCCACAGAAAGCTGCGGCCATGGCCGCTGCCGCCGTGCAGAGCAACCACCAGCGGCAGTGCCGCGCTGCCGTCATAATATTCCGGCACATAGAGTGAGAATCCGCCCCGCTCTCCGACCCCATTCGACGCATGCATGATGCCCACCTCTTCCCGGGACGGGTCCGCAGCCGCGAGCCGCGCCTGCAATGCTTCATCCCCGCGATGCGCATCGCTCAGGAAAAAGCGGCTCACCGGCGGCAACATGAATGACACCGGGTACAGTACCTCCACCGCCCGGGTCTGATAGGAAAGGGCCCGATAGGCGCCGAGGATCGGATTGCTCGACGTCAGCGCGCGCTCGAGACTCGCGAAGGCTTCGAGGGTTTCTGTCGCCGAGCGGATGACATGGTCGGAAAAGCGGCTCAGATGCTCGGGCCAGGGTGCCACTTTAAACCGCTCGAGTCCCGCAGCCACCGGCGCCCCCAGGGATGCGACGGCGGCAACCACTTCGTTCAGATCCGGGGGATTGAGCCGACGTCCGACCCAGGCCAGACCGTCCAGCGCGCCCAGCAGCGCGGGCACCAGTGCGGTGGTGGCGTCGAGAAGCACATCGTCGGCATCACTCATCGTCCTACTATAGCCGACCGCATCAGCGACCCGCATCAGCGACCCGCATCAGCGACTCGCATCGGCATGCCGGGAACGGTAAAGTCGATCGCTCACGCCAACGGGTCCATTCCATGCCTACCGCCGGGTCTTTCGATCGCAGCGCCGAGGATGTCGGCAACATTCTGCTGCTCGAGCATGTGAATCTGACGGTACCCGACCAGGGGCTGGCTGCCCTTTTCTATGTCAGCGGTCTGGGTTTTACCCGGGATCCCTACATCGATTTCGGCACCGCGAACATGTGGATAAACGCCGGCGAACAGCAGTTCCACCTGCCCCGGTCGAGCGCCCAGGTGATCCGCGGTCACATCAGCATCGTGGTCCCCGATCTGGATGATCTGCTGCGGCGCCTCGAGGCTCTGCGTAAACCCCTGGCCGGTACCGCCTTCGACTTCGAACGCCGCGACGATCACATCGCCACCCGCTGTCCCTGGGGCAACGATATCCGCGCTTTCGAACCCGGGCAGTTTCCGCTCATGGATCTCGGCATGCCCTGCCTCGATCTTCAGGTCCCTCCCGGTACGGCAGAGCGCATCGCACGCTTCTACCGGCAGATCATGGGCTGCGCCGCCTGTGCCCGGGCAGGTGTGGCTTCGATCAAGGTCGGCTACAACCAGATACTGAAGTTCAGCGAAACCGACACGGCCATCGCCGCATACGACGGGCATCACATCGCCATCTATGTCGCAGATTTCTCCACACCCCATGACCTCATCGACACCCGGGGTCTGATCACCGAAGAATCCGATCGCTGCCAGTACCGCTTTCAGGCCATATTCGATCCCGAAACCGGCCACACGCTCACCGAGCTCGAACACGAAGTACGCAGTCTGAGTCACCCCATGTACCGGCGACCGCTGGTCAACCGCAACCCGGCGGTGAACTTCTTCACCTACCGGAAGGGCAAGGAGATCTATACCCCGTCATGAGTGAAGCCGCCAAGCTGGCCACACTGGCCCAGCAACCCTATTACCTGCCCCTCGGCGACGAGGTGGAAGTGTTCCGCGCCGCCTACGATGCGCGTCTGCCCATCCTGCTGAAAGGTCCGACCGGCTGCGGGAAAACCCGTTTCGTCGAGCATATGGCCTGGCGTCTGTACCGCAGCGAACACCACAGCGAACTCGAAGTACCGCTGCTGACCATTTCCTGTCATGAAGATCTGACCGCGACTGACATGGTCGGGCGCTTTCTGCTTCAGGGCGATGAAACAGTGTGGCAGGACGGTCCCCTGACCCGGGCAGTACGCAGCGGTGCTATCTGCTATCTGGACGAGATCGTGGAAGCCCGCAAGGACACCACGGTGCTCATCCACTCCCTCACCGACCACCGACGCCTGCTCCCCATCGACAAGACCGGTGAACTGCTGGCCGCACACCCGGACTTCCTGCTGGTGATTTCCTACAACCCCGGCTATCAGAGTGTGCTGAAGGATCTGAAAACCAGCACCCGCCAGCGCTTTGTGAGCCTCGCCTTCGACTACCCGGATGAGGCGCGGGAAGCCGCCATCATCGCCCACGAGGCCGGCGTGGACGGGCAGCTCGCCGAACGCCTGGCGGTGATCGGCGCCAAAGTCCGCAACCTCAGGGAGCATGGCTTCGAAGAGGGTGTGAGCACGCGCCTGCTGATCTACACCGGCAGCCTGGTGAAACGCGGTGTTGCCGCACGCCGCGCGGCTGAGATCGCCATTGTCAGTGCGGTATCGGACGATGCCATCGTGCAGCAGGCGATCGCCGACATCATCGACGTTGTGCTGCCCTGACGTTGTGCTGACATGAGCTTTCCTGAACCCGGGGTTGTGGCATGATCGAACTGGCGGATGTCGAATCCCGGCTGGCGTTGTTCACCGAAGGTATCGCCGGCCGTTACTACCACATCAAGGCCACAGAGGAATTCGCAGGGCGACACTTTCATCTGGCCCCGGACCGGGCCGCCCAGACCCTGGATACGATCTATCTGCCCTCGACCCTGGAAACGGTCGGATCCACGGGATTCCGCCTGCTCACGCTCGAACAGCTCGGACAACGGGAATTCGGCACCTTCCGTTTTCAGATCGACGAGGCGCGGCGCCGCATTCCCGCCCTCGCCGCCTGGCCGCTGCCCACCACCGGCACCAGGCAGAGTGATTTCACCCTGCTGTACCGGCATGTGCCCGTGCACTGGTTACTGCGGGACCTGTTCGCCCACTGCGAACGCGCGCGGATCATGGCACGGGTCATGGCCCGCTATCCGGGCGCACGCCGTCTGCTCGACACGGCTGCGCAACGCGGCGGAGAATCCATCGAAGCCATCGTCTCCATCGCCACCCTGGTCACCGCACTGGGTGAACTGGTGGATGGTGCGGACCGGGAGCTGCTGCTGGCCCTGGATGTCACCGGCCTCCTCGGCCCCAGCCTGCTCCCGCTGGACACCCTGCTGCTGCCCACGACCGACGTTTACGACTCAGCCGCGGTCGCTCTGACGATCTATGAGTTGTGGACGCAGCAGCTGACGGCCATCGAACCGGTAAGCCTGAATGAAGACGCCGGGCAGTCGGGCACCATCGACTGGCTGCAGCGGGATGCCAAGCTGGAGGACTGGGAAGAAGCCCTGGCCGCAGCCGAATCCGCGCTGATGCTCGAATTCCTCGAAGGGGATCATGCGGACGCAGCCCAGGGAGACAATCTCGCGGGTGAACTGCGCCCCGACGATGTGGATCTGCGCGCCCTGCAGACCGATCGGGACAATCTGTCCCGGCGCATCGACATGGAACGCGCTGCCATCCGCGACGCCCTGGGTGCGGTGCGGCCGCTGGCACGCAGCTACCGCTACGATGAGTGGGACTATCTGAACAGGCGCTATCTGCGCCACTGGTGCCGGCTCTATGAAGAGCAGCTGGTACTCGAAGCCGATGTGGACATCTCAGAGCTGCTGCGGGTGATCGCACACCACGCACCGGAAGTGCAGCGGCAGCTCGAACACATCCGCCCGCTCGGCTTCCAGCGACTGCGCAGGGTGGCCGATGGCGACGAACTGGACATCGACGCACTGATCGAGGCACGCCAGGATGTGCGTGCCGGGGTGAGTCCGGATGAACGCGTGTACTCCCGAAGAGAGCGGGTACAGCGGGATCTGTGTGCGGTATTTCTGGTGGATCTCTCCGCATCCACCGATGATCCAATCAACCCCCCGCCGCCTGCTGCCCATCCGGATCCCGACGATCTGACCGCCCAGTCGATTGTGAACCTGCGGGATCCTTACGACGATGTGCTGGCCGTGAACGTCGAGACTGCGCCCGAGGCCCCGGAACGGCGCATCATCGATGTGCAGCGGGAGTCCATGCTGGTGATGTCCGCCGCGCTGGAGAAGCTCGGCGACAGCTATGGCATCTACGGTTTTTCCG
This window harbors:
- a CDS encoding CbbQ/NirQ/NorQ/GpvN family protein, whose amino-acid sequence is MSEAAKLATLAQQPYYLPLGDEVEVFRAAYDARLPILLKGPTGCGKTRFVEHMAWRLYRSEHHSELEVPLLTISCHEDLTATDMVGRFLLQGDETVWQDGPLTRAVRSGAICYLDEIVEARKDTTVLIHSLTDHRRLLPIDKTGELLAAHPDFLLVISYNPGYQSVLKDLKTSTRQRFVSLAFDYPDEAREAAIIAHEAGVDGQLAERLAVIGAKVRNLREHGFEEGVSTRLLIYTGSLVKRGVAARRAAEIAIVSAVSDDAIVQQAIADIIDVVLP
- a CDS encoding VWA domain-containing protein codes for the protein MIELADVESRLALFTEGIAGRYYHIKATEEFAGRHFHLAPDRAAQTLDTIYLPSTLETVGSTGFRLLTLEQLGQREFGTFRFQIDEARRRIPALAAWPLPTTGTRQSDFTLLYRHVPVHWLLRDLFAHCERARIMARVMARYPGARRLLDTAAQRGGESIEAIVSIATLVTALGELVDGADRELLLALDVTGLLGPSLLPLDTLLLPTTDVYDSAAVALTIYELWTQQLTAIEPVSLNEDAGQSGTIDWLQRDAKLEDWEEALAAAESALMLEFLEGDHADAAQGDNLAGELRPDDVDLRALQTDRDNLSRRIDMERAAIRDALGAVRPLARSYRYDEWDYLNRRYLRHWCRLYEEQLVLEADVDISELLRVIAHHAPEVQRQLEHIRPLGFQRLRRVADGDELDIDALIEARQDVRAGVSPDERVYSRRERVQRDLCAVFLVDLSASTDDPINPPPPAAHPDPDDLTAQSIVNLRDPYDDVLAVNVETAPEAPERRIIDVQRESMLVMSAALEKLGDSYGIYGFSGYGRDCVEFFVAKETDEPFTRRTLQAIASMKPKRSTRMGPAIRHATEKLIASGNALKLLIILSDGFPQDSDYGPQRGEHEYGVQDTAAALKEAQAKGVEYFCVTVDKSGHDYLRRMCAESRYLILDEIEQLPEVLSGVYRTLAGR